GAGAAAAGGTCCAGTATGTTTGATGGCTCGTCTTTGCCAAACCCATGTACATTTGCTTTAATTTCCTGCTTCTTTAGTGAAAACTATGGTCACTGGTCAGTGTGTCCAATAAATTCAAGATAGGCAACTACAACCTTCATCTCTATTGTCTACTCCTGCAGTGCCCGGATACGAATTACTTATTTATGGGAGATTATGTTGATCGTGGATATTATTCGGTCGAAACTGTTACAGTAAGTACTTTTAGTTCTTCGTTTGAGTGTTTTATTGAATAAGTGGAGTGCAGCAGAATTGAGAAACTTATCATTTTATTTGaactctttctctttttggaaTGGTTTCTGCTTCTTTAAGTGGATCCTATCTGTTTTAGAGGGTAAAAACAACAtgaaggctccgtttgtttcgcggaaaatgacagactgggaaaatatttttttgaaaattattatttatatcgcttataaaaattaacaaacaaaaagtattttcatcattcacgaaaatgtttagacataaattgttatcggtaATAAAACTTTTTTCATTGACTAGTTATTTTGAGTGATACAGTTGGATCAAAATAAGtcgtcaaaaaagaaaactaactaAGCATGGCCTGGGAATTATAGAACAGgttttttctttgggaaaaataCCCAAATTTTCTCCTAAGAGGGGCATTACTTATTTCAGTACCCTTTGTCCATCCTGCAACCCCATGATTGCTGGGACATTTGCTTGTACTTTATTAGGTTGAGATATTTGATAAGTCCCTTTGGGAAAACAAGTGTGTTCATATATAATTGAAAGTTATGCTGGGTAGGAAAAATCTACGTGTCAGCTAAGTATGTTGTGGTGGAATATTGTTTGGAGCTCTTTAAGTTTAGACAATCTGTCACGTTCACATTGAGGTTGTGTTGCAAGTGATAAGGCTGTCCGTGTTATTCTAAGATTGAGTTGTTTATTCAGCTCCTGGTCGCTCTGAAAGTGCGATATCCACAGCGAATTACCATTTTAAGAGGAAATCACGAAAGCCGTCAGGTAATAATTGTATACTATCACTCAAtgttatttcaattttattaggGTTTCTATGTCTACTTTTTTGTTTCAGTAACTCCAGACAATTTCTCAGCTGTATGCAATGTGCTAAGGCTTTTATTGTTCTGTTCCTTCCATTCTCGTGGCTGCATTTGCAGCAGCTTCCAAATTTTTATGTCTTTTATGGTATTTCATATATCTAGCATGAGGCTTCTGGTTCTGATCTATGTCTTGTACTTTGCATTGCAGATCACTCAAGTTTATGGGTTTTATGATGAATGCCTTCGAAAGTGAGTAATTGTCTGTTCCTCTTTTGAGTTCCCTGGctgttttaacttttatttgtaGTTCTTCTGGAAGTGCTGCCGTATAGGGTTTCTTAATCTGTCTTTATTTTGGCATTCACTTTGGTGAAGTTTACAACAATTGAAAGCTTTATCCTCGTGAGAATTAGCAATCCTTGTTGTAATTCAGATGGATACTATGGCTGATGGTAACTATTGTTCCATGAACTTTTTCCTTTAAGCGGTGTACTAATTTTTGACCTAGTGATGTTTCTGTTTATGTTCTTTGTTTTCTCAACTTTAGTCCATAGCAGTGAGTAAAATGGAAAAGCGCAATTCTGTCCTCAGATGTGCTAGGAAGCTTGAATCAATGTTGGTATTAGTTGAAAGGTGAACAAGGTACTGGTAATATCTTGATTGATTTTACTAGTCGGTCTTGATGTCTCGTGTTTGTTTGAATTTAAATATCTGGTCTGGATTGCTGCAggttttcttgtgtttttttatgtattttgtgCACTAGAGTTCGCTTCATAACCGATCCTTTTTGGCGCGTTATATAATATTTCCCAAGGCGATTTCTATCATTATAAAAGCTAATCTTAGTTGCGAGCATGTGTTGAATGAGGTTGTTTTAGTGGAGGCAAGTTAAACTTTCAATGAGACaaattgctctttttttttacttttcaagaaGTTGCACGGATGCATAGATTCATTCTCTTGTGTGCCTGAAAACTGCATGCTGCTGCCATATAgtcatttactttcttttcgACTGTCTCCCTTCAAAGAGCTTGTAACAGGAATTCCATTTTCTTCATGCAGATATGGCAATGCTAATGTCTGGAAGATTTTTACCGATCTCTTTGACTACTTTCCGCTGACAGCACTGGTCAGTCTGATCTTTTGTTTATAGTCAAATATGTTGACTTGTAGAACAAGATCCTTCATCCCTCTACTAAAATATTGGCATAAGAGTAAAATTATCTATGGTCTTATGAGCTATTGCTTCTCTTTTATTGAAGGTTGAGTCGGAAATATTTTGCCTACATGGTGGATTGTCACCATCTATCGAAACCCTTGACAACATTCGGAATTTTGATCGTGTGCAAGAAGTTCCTCATGAGGGGCCCATGTGCGATCTATTGTGGTCCGACCCTGATGACCGTTGTGGTTGGGGTATCTCACCCAGAGGAGCTGGATATACCTTTGGCcaggttggttttttttttttttaatagcttttttccttttccttgccTTAGTCTGGAGAATGGACTCCTGTGATCTATACTTTGCTAAAGCTTTCTAAGCAGTGCCCTCCCTGATTATTATGGCAGGATATATCCGAGCAATTTAATCACTCCAACAATTTGAAGCTCATTGCTAGAGCTCATCAGTTGGTTATGGAAGGTTATAACTGGAGCCATGTACGTCTTATCTAGTTTGTGATTCTTAGCTGTTGGGTAGAATGGAGAGGTTATGCGATTGATAGCATGTTCTCTTGACAGGAACAAAAAGTGGTCACCATATTCAGTGCGCCTAACTATTGTTATCGTTGTGGAAACATGGCATCCATCCTCGAAGTAGATGATTGTAAAGAGCACACATTCATTCAGGTCTCTcctcccccttcttcttcttcttcttcttctctctctattgAGTTAATATCCTGAAGACTTGGTCTGTGATTTTGCAGTTTGAGCCTGCTCCTAGGAGAGGAGAGCCGGATGTAACCCGTAGAACACCTGATTACTTCCTGTGACATATTTGCATTGAGAAGCTAAGCTTATCGTGGTCTTCGCTCGTGGGCTTTCATATACTAGGGTGTTCTTGATTGTCTTTTGGCGCGATGACACGCATGCATCTTGGAGGTTGGAGAAGATGCCGCAGCAGGGGCTCACATTTTGTATCAGTGCCTTTAGATTTCAAGTTTCTGTGAGAATTGTGCGTTAGAGGCTGTCGAAGAGTGGCATATGTAGCATTTCCAGGGAACAATGTGGCACcctaagttttcttttttgtagttctcattatatttttcttctttctccctttttgtcGTTCTGTAGAATTTACACTAGAGGACGTCGGAGCTTGTAGAGGGATGACTTGACTTCTCTTATAATGGGTGACGTCGTCTGGTTCTGTCCTGGATAGCCTATCTTTTGCACGAATCGTGCTGCGGACTCGATCAACTGTGTGTATAACGAGAGATGAATGCGTTAATGAGATCAATTGCGGAGACTTGTGTGATGAGCATCGGGTTTGTGAAATTAGATGCTGAAAAGTAAGCCTGCCGTACAGCCTGTATTGGATTCTGGGCTCCATCTACTCACTGGGAGGGAGTGAGATGAAATGTTGAGAGTGATCTCAGTGGACTTAGATTTCAGCACAAATTTCGTCACTTTCGTGTGACTGCTAGCCGTCGATCACTTCAATTTCATGACTTTCCATTGACCATTTGGAAAAAATTGTcataaaagttttaaatcttttacgcttttgttaattcagttataaattttttaaatttgccgATTGAGTCCTTAAGCTTCGTCTttcgccaatttagtcttattgGCCGGAAATTTTTGATGCGGACGCCGTCATTCCTATGTCGTACCGTCGGCActaatgtaaataattttttgaatgtttttatttatttttctttgttcttttttctttacctttGTTGTGaggcgagggctgccctcaccTCACTTGATGcttgaaggaggaaaaaaaaaaaggaaaagaggaaaaaaaaaggtataagTATtcgaataaatattaaaattttagtaAAAATTAATCTCGTCAGCGTTGACGGTGCTACGTAGGATGGCCGGTGTCCACCTCGGTTATTTGGCTAATATGACTGATTTGGCCAAAggttaaaaaggtttaagattgaatcagCAAACTAaagaggtttaggattgaattgacaaaagtataaaagattcatgactttttttgacaattttctcgaTCATTTGAGTGCGAAAACATTTAAAAACATTGAAAGGCCAAATGACgaccacgaaaatattttcatttcatgtgGATAAGCTCTCTCACACACTGTAATTACAAGAATTTATGCAAGTCTTTGGAGAGCTCTCTTCTGTATGTCATCTGGAATTGAAATCGACAATCATACACAAAAGCCTCCCGTGAGATTTCTGAAGGGGATCATCTTGATCTATCAACATTCCTGCGATTCGGAAAGAAAGCCACCCCGGATTTTGCGTAGACAAGTATGTGCACGCTAGGTAGGCCCTGAGAACGCTCTACTGTATGCCAGAGGCAAAGTAAGAAGCTTCTTAGTCCTCCCGACATAAGCTCTCTTCGTCAAGTTGTCGTAGTCATTCTCCTCAATCTCGTCCAGGATCTGGCGGTATATCATTAACGATGACCACACCTGCGAGTTCACATTACTTAGAAACATAGTTGATTAGTAAGTTTGATGTCCGTGGTAATGAATCGTGTTCCCCGATGTTGGAATTTCGATTTCGTGTTTCTTATGATCAAGGCATGAATTTTCCCTATTATCGTGTTACCGGTAAGAGCAGTATATCCTAGGAAAAAACTTACCGGCCACCGGCTGGCCTTGTTGAGATTAGAAGCTCCTTCCTCGGCCATGTTGAAATAAAATCTTGCCCTGGTGATCTGCTGTTTCATGAACTCCCTCCAGCTATCAGTCACCTTTCTTGAGAAAACATCCTTGTCGCTTAACCCAAACTGCGCAAGCTCATCCTGAGGAAGGTAAACCCTGCCCCTCAGGGCACTGAAACAGATGAAAAGCGTATGGATATGAGCAGGTTTCATCGATGAGGATAATACAAACTAGGCAAGCGAAGTTAGACTATATGATCCAGGTGGTACAACACTTACTCCTCCCCGACGTCCCGGAGAATGTTGGTTAGTTGATTTCCGATACCCAAATATAGAGCCGCATTGTATATGCTCTGAGTGGAACTGGAAGAATCTGGTGCGATTCCCATCACCGGAACACTCATTAGGCCAACCGTTCCAGCGACGTAGTAGCAGTAGAGATAAAGCTCCCGAAAGTTCTCGTAGCGGCATTTTCTAGTGTCCATTCTCATCCCCTCAATCATGTCCCTGAAGGGCTGCCAAAAGCAACGCACCACATTTTGCGTCAGTTCAACTCATTCCCTGAAAGTTCCATGCCAGTTGTTTTGACAGACCTCCCGTTTTAGTCATCTCTAACCAGGACATTAAAGCAGGTAATAAGACGTCGATCTCTTTGACAATACGATGGTTCGTTTGCTAATTACGCCTAAGTTGTTGAGGTAATGTGCAGAAAAAATCATTACCTTAATGTCTATAGGGAATTTGAACACGGTGTCTGTAAGCGCGGTGTCGAGCATATCATAAGGGCGTCCGTCAAATACGTCCTGAAGACGCTCTTCCCACTGATCGAGAACGGCGGAGCTCATGTAGGTGGCGTTGGGACCATCGACCAATTCGTCCGTTCTTCTGCACCATACTGCAAGCAAAAAACAATCCTTCTCAGTGACAAAGGAATGATCACATGTCCCAGGATGATCTTTTGTAACCTCAGAAAGGAGGAACCCATTTTTGTGGATTGTTCTCGGCTAAGAGTGTTAGAAAGTTCCGTGTCGAGACGACTCTTAAATTCAAGTAAATGACTTTGGTGTCTAGGTCTAGCTACTGTACAAAGCGCTCACAGTCGCATCGATCGATAAAATCAAATTCTAGGTGCATAATGAGACATGACAATCTTGTTAATTATCAGTCCTTACCGTATATTGCCCATATGGCCTTCTGCCTTTCCTCTGTCATCAATAGAGTTCCTGCATCAAGGgacattcatgaaaaatcaactGCCAATCCTGTCATAATTCGCacaaagaaaaaggtgaaacGATCAACAACATTAGGATCAAATGTCATCTGTTGAAAAAGCAATGTCCGTTTGGAAGATTCAGAGATAGCCACCTAGATAAAATGTTTTAGCGTATTCAGCGCATAGCTTCCGACACCTTTCGTAGGCCTCATCAAGAAAAGCTGGATGAAACTGCGGCTTCCGGTGCTCACCATCTGGGAAAAGGCTGCCAGTCTGAGACTGCTTTTCGACAATCTCAACCAACTGCAGATCATTGAGAGAAATCACTTGCTTTGGCAGCTCAGGAAGAGTGTGAAGGCCGGAACTCTTAGGAGCGACCGTCACTTGGGCTCTTACCAAAACGCCATATTTCCGAGTCCTTGGCCTGCCGATAATCACCGTGTGGAAAGGCTTTGGTACTGGAGAACACGTCGAACCCATTTGGCTTGAACACTCAAATAACTTCTTGGAAGAGGATTAGGAAAAATGCAAAGAAGAGTTGCCGACTCAGGAAAAGAGCCTGATTCAAACTAGCCTAACCTAAATGTATGCACAGAACACAAGCATGAGCATATCCCTTATCCTTGTAAACCCCTCCTGCCTATCGCGTCGCTCCGAAAAGCACGAATGAAGTGACAATGATGGTCGATACTCGCATATATTGCAGACTTCACAGAAGCCAATTTGGCATACAAGAAGGGACGCTGGAAGAGGCACAATATTAATAATATCTCAGGGCCATTGTTTCCAGCAGTTGTTTTTAAAGGATAAGCATTGTTCCTTTCGATCAACAAGGCCAACTCCTGGACTTGTTCTTCAGTTGCTGACAAAATGGAGTGAGCTGAGCTATCAATAATTACACCAGCTGGGAGATTGAACTGTTGGCCACAAACGTGAGAATATAGGGAAACAGTCAATTTGATCCTTGATGCTTTCACGACCAGTGGCTTTACCTTGTAAGTTCAGCCTGTTCCTGTCTGTCTAGAATAGAGCCGTGAAGCTCTTTCTTACggggaaaaacagaaacagGAAAATGAAGAACATCACTAATTAAGAGTGAATATTGCCGAAACTCGGTTCTATTATCACAATGCAACGGAACCATATGCGTTAGGATGCAAGTGTGAGTCGTGTCAGAGAAATCTCCCGTCAGAGAATTGGTGTGATGTAAGACAGTTAAGGTATCGtagttgacccataactcattggcttaagttttcgAGAGTGAAGATAAATCTAACTAAATATATTAACATGCTCAGATTTGGGCTGTAAATGTTTTTCAACGAGAGCATACCAAGAACCGGAAACGCTTTTCCaccaaattattctttttaacTCGAGTTCAGGTGGTGTAATCTTGTTCTCAGAAGATGCGGATTTCGTCTGGTACGGAGGAGCATTCGGAGTTGGCAGCACAACTCGTAGCTCTGTCTTGTTCTTGCGGCATCAATGAGAGAATATTAACCCAAAAAGATACCATTTTTAATCTTTGTCTATATACTTTGAACCCGTCTGTTTCATCATTGCAAGCATCAGCTTTGGGCGATCGTAAGTTGTCTGAAAGTTCCAAATGGGGATTAAAGTATTGGGGAAGCACAAAGAGACAGGACAGCTGTCCCTTGGGACTGAACCTTTTTGCTCATAATCGAAAAGATCCCTTTGTCCCCTTTATAGGCATGATCGGTTATGACTGGATTGCCACGtatttcttgtcctttttcctTGTGCTTAGGAATTAAAAAGGAGGAGGTCCCTTTTCGGATCTAACTTTGTCCCCATAACAAAATATTTGGTAATTATGGGGAAAATGAGTTCTAATTTCGTTACAGACCCAACACATAAACCATCTCAGTCCTTTTGGACTATGCTTTTGGGTCGAAAGGAGCTTACAAACAGCATCAATCCGGCTAGATGCTGGAATAGGTAAAACTTTGATTTTGCTcggaaattgaagagaaaatgaCTCGAATCCCAGGATATTATCATTGGACCAACGGTGATGTTTCGTCAGCACTAGCGAAACATGTGTACTATCATGAGGACTGACAAGGCGAGTGGccgggagggagggagggagagagagagagagcaacgggAGTGCAGAACATTGCCGACCATGAGGAAAGGTGACACTCGGCGCCGGGCCGTTCTTGTCTTCAAGTGCTACGAACAAGTTTGCTGCGAACCCTTATGTCCCAATTCATTTAAGAGACTGGGATCGAGCTTTTAAGGGAATGCTTGCCGCTGCTACTAATTACATGGCGAGTTTGGCCACCTAAGAAGAACAACGATATGAGAATTTCAATATGCGGGGTTTCTCTAGCtcgaatttttctttagttacTTATCTTTTTAGCTCAAATActacttttgtttttggttttttggttttgcTGACTTACGAATGGGAAATGAGTTGAATGCTTGCGATCATTGTATAAAAATCCACTCGAAAGGCAAAAATGATCAAGTCGCATCATCCTAGTCAGAAATGAGCCGATCTTGAAGAGTATTCAGGAGACTCATTAATTAACCGACGTGCCCCTTGATGTTGATAGAGCTGAGCCCCGGGTCGGGCGGGCCGGTTttgttatttgaaaaaatggccCGGCCTGAACATTCTCGGGCCCATGACATCCAGGCCCGAGAAACTGGCCCAAAACCAAAGGCTGTACTTCGGCCCAAAATAACGAGAACCGGGCTATTTCGGGCCGGTCCGGATCAAAGCCCCACATTTCCCTTGGAAGATCCATTTTGGCTTTTgaagcttttccttttggttaccgtcttcttctttttttctgaacCTCTTAATTtgtctgaattgaaaaaagttgTGCCCATGATTCGAGCTTTTGAATGCTGAGGCATAGGCTGACCATTGTTGACTGACTCCCAAAGCTCATCGTTTTCATTTCGGCTCTCCTTCCTCGTGCTCAAACTCAATTTGATGAATCATCCCTGCGCTTCGCTTTCCCTCTCCTTCCTTCGTCGCGTGCGCGACTGCCGAAGACAGCGATGGCTGTGTTTGAATAGATTTTCTTGTATATTAAACTGCTCTGGCACGTGGACCCGGGGTCCTGTCCTGTCCCATGCCACCTCCCTGTCCACGCATGGGACACGGAGAGACATCTTTTGCTGCTTTTCACTTAGCAGTTAGCACTCCTCGAGTTTCAGCAACGTGGCCATCATCGATGAATTATTGAACACCAAACCGTTCCTGTGCATtcaccgcccgccgccgccgccgccgccgccgccgccgccgccgccgcttttgCGATGAGCCCCGAAATCCACTCCTCCCAAAACCTCCGACGACCACCCTCGTCACCTCACAAGCCTCCCAATGCCCAAGAACCCGCACCGCGCAACGCGTCGCCTGAACTCCCCGTTACGACCGCTCCCGCCGCCTCGGCCTCCAAGAAGCTCACCCTCGTCCCGCTCATCTTCCTCATCTACTTCGAGGTCGCTGGCGGGCCCTACGGCGAAGAGCCCGCTGTGCAAGCCGCGGGGCCCTTGCTGGCCCTCCTGGGCTTCTCCATCTTCCCCTTCATATGGAGCGTCCCGGAGGCCCTCATCACCGCCGAGCTCTCCACCGCGTTCCCCGGCAACGGTGGCTTCGTCATCTGGGCCGACCGCGCCTTTGGCCCCTTCTTCGGCTCCCTCATGGGCACCTGGAAGTTCCTCAGCGGCGTCATCAACATCGCCGCCTTCCCCGTTCTCTGCATCAACTACTTGGAGAAGATCTTCTCAGCGTTCGAGTCGGGCTGGCCCCGATACCTCGCCCTCCTGTTCTCGAACCTGTCTCTCTCCGTCCTCAACTACACCGGCCTGAACATCGTTGGGGTCGCAGCGATCGTGCTCGGCGTCGTTTCTCTGATGCCCTTCTTATTAATGTCCCTCATCGCCATCCCCAAGATTAGGCCTCACAGGTGGGTGAGCTTGGGCCAAAAGGGTGTCAAGAAAGATTGGAACTTGTTCTTCAACACCCTGTTCTGGAACTTGAACTTCTGGGACAATGTGAGCACCGTCGCCGGAGAAGTGGACCGGCCACGGAGGAATCTCCCATTAGCCCTTCTTGTGGCGGTGATTTTCACTTGTGTCTCTTATTTGATTCCTCTGTTCGCCGTGACGGGTGCCGTCTCGGTGCACCAGAGCGATTGGGAGTCCGGGTTCCATGCAGTTGCGGCCGAGATGATCGCAGGTAAATGGCTCAAGGTCTGGATCGAGGTCGGCGCGGTGCTGTCGGCGGTGGGGCTCTTCGAGGCCCAGCTCAGCAGCAGCGCTTACCAGGTCCTCGGCATGGCGGACATCGGGATCTTGCCCGAGTTCTTTGCCGCGAGGTCTGAATGGTTCGGCACTCCCTGGGTGGGGATCATGCTGTCCTCCCTCATCAGCATCGCCGTCTCCTACATGGACTTCACCGACATCGTCTCATCGGCGAACTTCTTGTACAGCCTCGGGATGCTGCTCGAGTTCGCGGCGTTCGTGTGGCTGAGGAGGAAGCTCCCGTCGCTGAAGCGGCCGTACCGGGTACCGCTGGGCGTGCCGGGGCTGATGGTCATGTGCCTGATACCGTCCGCGTTCTTGGTGGTGATAATGGTGCTCGCGACCAAGGTGGTGTACTTGGTGAGTGGACTGATGACGGTGGGCGGCATTGGGTGGTTCTTCTTGATGAAGTCCTGCAAGTCCAGGAAGATTTTCAAGTTCAGCATCAGCGCTGTTGAAGTCGCATCAGACTAAAACACAGCTTCATGCCAAGAAAAACGTCAaaatcacaatgaaaaaaaaaaaaatgtcatcttgAGTTCTCCTAGttgtttcaatttcaatttttcttttcccaaagtGGTACTTTGGAAGGATGATTTTCCGACTTTTGGAACAACTATTAGATCCACCTGCGATTTGTCCAAGATCCCAAAGACCGCACTGAAGGAGCACATGGGTGGCACGCGATGGGACGAAATCCCCTGCCATTTCTTGGGGTCTGATTTTAGAAGTAGACAAATCGCTGGGTCCATTTTGATATAAATAGTCTCTCAACTTTGTCCTTATTTGTAACGTGGTCCTCGATCTTTATAATTATTAAATGTGCTctctgaattttaaatttaatgagCAATATCgtccatgaaattttaatttgtccGATATAATTCCTCAATTTTGATGCACGTTTAATTTAGTTCTTGGGCAGTAAGAAAACGTCCAATATCGCCCTTCTATTGATTCAAATTTAAGGATAATACTGTAAATTTTCATACAGTtcgaggactaaattgaatatgtatcaatAGTCTAAGGACCACACTGaacgaattaaaaaaattcaggtataatattacatattgggctaaagaTTATGGATCACATTGAGTAAATTTATAATTCgaggatcacattacatattgaatcaaaattcaaggattatttGTATGTTTaccctcttctcttctctgagTCCCGAGTGCCGCGAAAATGGAGGATGAATCTGCGAGATAGGATAATGCAGAGACTGATTGAATGAATCAAGGATGACTTTTGTCTTTATGGTACACCTCCCTTTCGGACACTGGTCCTGTCAAAGTAAGAAAAGAACATCCGATAGAAATGGAGTTTTCGACAATGCAGGGAGAGGAGTGTACCAACCGGAATCACCAACCTGACAAGTGACACGGTAAGGATGAAAGGAGAATTGGGAGTTTTGACCCGTAGGTCAGATCGATGCGTCCGTTGAACGTCGAGTCGTGACTCTGGAATTCCATTTACCTCCTTTTCTCTGGCTCCTGGGATCTCCTTACTTGCTTCCAGAATCCAGACCAATCATGGCGTCCGCCGAGGCATTGGAGACTTCCGATCCCTCTCCGACAGCCTCGCTTCTCGATACACCCGTTCCCCCGGCCGcccccaccgccgccgcctccaaGAAACTAGCCCTCCTCCCCCTCGTCTTCCTCATCTACTTCGAGGTCTCCGGCGGTCCCTACGGTGAGGAGTCCGCCGTGGGAGCCGCCGGGCCGCTCTTCGCCATCCTGGGCTTCATCGCCTTCCCCTTCGTCTGGAGCGTCCCCGAGGCCCTCGTCACGGCGGAGCTCGCCGCCGCCTTCCCCGGCAATGGCGGCTACGTCATCTGGGCCCACCGGGCATTCGGACCCTTCTGGGGATCCCTGCTTGGCTCCTGGAAGTTCCTCTGCGGGGTCATCAACCTGGCCTCCTACCCTGCCCTCTGCATGGACTACCTCAAGCTGATGATCTCGGTTTTCGCCTCGGGCGTGCCCCGGTACGTCGCCATCTTCTTGTTCACTTCGGTGTTGTCCTTCATGAATTACACTGGTTTGAGCATTGTCGGCTACACTGCAGTTGGTTTGGGTGTTGTATCTCTCTCGCCTTTTGTTGTGCTGACATTGTTTGCGATTCCCAAGATTGATCCTAAAAGGTGGATCAGCCTGGGTGAGGTGGGCGTGGCTAAGGACTGGACGCTTTTCTTCAACATCCTCTTTTGGAACTTGAATTTCTGGGACAGTGCAAGTACTTTAGCTGGGGAAGTTGAGGACCCCCAGAGGACATACCCTAAGGCACTCTTCTCTGCTGGTCTGCTTGCTTGCTTGGCTTATCTGGTGCCTCTTTTGGCTGCAATTGGGGCGATCCCTCTGGATCAAGAGGATTGGGTAGATGGGTACTTTGCCGATGCCGGGGAGTTGATCGCCGGCGAGTGGCTCAAGATCTGGATCGAAATTGGTGCGGTCCTATCGGTCGTGGGACTCTTTGAAGCACAGCTGAGTAGCTGCGTGTATCAACTTTTGGGGATGGCGGACTTGGCATTTTTGCCCCGGTCATTTGGGTTCCGGTCCGCGTGGTTCAACACCCCCTGGGTGGGGATTTTGATCTCCACATTGATTGCGCTGGCGGTTTCTTACCTAGACTTCACGGAACTGATTTCGACGGTGAATTTCTTGTACAGTTTGGGAATGCTGCTGGAGTTTGCATCATTTCTTTGGTTGCGGAAGAAATTGCCTGCAGTTAAGAGGCCGTTCAAAGTGCCGATGGCGATGCCGGGACTGGTGATCATGTGCTTGATTCCGTCTTGCTTTTTGGTTTATGTGATGACCGTGGCTTCTAAAACTGTATATATACTGAGTGCCGTGATGACCATCTTCGCGATCTTTTGGTACTACTTCATGAAGATCTGCAAATCAAAGTCCTGGTTCCAATTCCATGATGTTGGTGAAAAGTTGGACGACGAGGAGTAACCGGAACTCTAGCACATATATTGTAAGGTTGTAAGTTCAAGCCCCCGAAGAAGGAAAGCACAATATAGTTCGGATCGCATTTTCTGGACGACTAAGATCAGGATTGAGACCAGTGAAATTTTTTCCTCCTTCGAATAGTTTTGCAGATAGAGCAATCAGAATCCATTGTTATAGGAAGCCCTGTCCGAAAGTATCATGTTACCAAACCTGAACATGTTTCTAAGTGAAAATGGATGTTACATACTTTCTCTTGTGTCAGAGATCTGAGAAGGCGGTGCTATGAATTCGACTTGATGGACCAAACATTGTTCGACGGAGTGGTGCTGCGGTGTGTGTGAAAGGTGTAGAAAGCAG
The genomic region above belongs to Rhodamnia argentea isolate NSW1041297 chromosome 6, ASM2092103v1, whole genome shotgun sequence and contains:
- the LOC115753202 gene encoding serine/threonine-protein phosphatase PP2A-2 catalytic subunit translates to MSLDSVPSNSHGNLDEQISQLMQCKPLSEQEVRVLCEKAKEILMEESNVQPVKSPVTICGDIHGQFHDLAELFRIGGKCPDTNYLFMGDYVDRGYYSVETVTLLVALKVRYPQRITILRGNHESRQITQVYGFYDECLRKYGNANVWKIFTDLFDYFPLTALVESEIFCLHGGLSPSIETLDNIRNFDRVQEVPHEGPMCDLLWSDPDDRCGWGISPRGAGYTFGQDISEQFNHSNNLKLIARAHQLVMEGYNWSHEQKVVTIFSAPNYCYRCGNMASILEVDDCKEHTFIQFEPAPRRGEPDVTRRTPDYFL
- the LOC115753212 gene encoding phytoene synthase 2, chloroplastic-like; amino-acid sequence: MGSTCSPVPKPFHTVIIGRPRTRKYGVLVRAQVTVAPKSSGLHTLPELPKQVISLNDLQLVEIVEKQSQTGSLFPDGEHRKPQFHPAFLDEAYERCRKLCAEYAKTFYLGTLLMTEERQKAIWAIYVWCRRTDELVDGPNATYMSSAVLDQWEERLQDVFDGRPYDMLDTALTDTVFKFPIDIKPFRDMIEGMRMDTRKCRYENFRELYLYCYYVAGTVGLMSVPVMGIAPDSSSSTQSIYNAALYLGIGNQLTNILRDVGEDALRGRVYLPQDELAQFGLSDKDVFSRKVTDSWREFMKQQITRARFYFNMAEEGASNLNKASRWPVWSSLMIYRQILDEIEENDYDNLTKRAYVGRTKKLLTLPLAYSRAFSGPT
- the LOC115753211 gene encoding probable polyamine transporter At3g13620, translating into MPKNPHRATRRLNSPLRPLPPPRPPRSSPSSRSSSSSTSRSLAGPTAKSPLCKPRGPCWPSWASPSSPSYGASRRPSSPPSSPPRSPATVASSSGPTAPLAPSSAPSWAPGSSSAASSTSPPSPFSASTTWRRSSQRSSRAGPDTSPSCSRTCLAAIVLGVVSLMPFLLMSLIAIPKIRPHRWVSLGQKGVKKDWNLFFNTLFWNLNFWDNVSTVAGEVDRPRRNLPLALLVAVIFTCVSYLIPLFAVTGAVSVHQSDWESGFHAVAAEMIAGKWLKVWIEVGAVLSAVGLFEAQLSSSAYQVLGMADIGILPEFFAARSEWFGTPWVGIMLSSLISIAVSYMDFTDIVSSANFLYSLGMLLEFAAFVWLRRKLPSLKRPYRVPLGVPGLMVMCLIPSAFLVVIMVLATKVVYLVSGLMTVGGIGWFFLMKSCKSRKIFKFSISAVEVASD
- the LOC115753233 gene encoding probable polyamine transporter At3g13620, translating into MASAEALETSDPSPTASLLDTPVPPAAPTAAASKKLALLPLVFLIYFEVSGGPYGEESAVGAAGPLFAILGFIAFPFVWSVPEALVTAELAAAFPGNGGYVIWAHRAFGPFWGSLLGSWKFLCGVINLASYPALCMDYLKLMISVFASGVPRYVAIFLFTSVLSFMNYTGLSIVGYTAVGLGVVSLSPFVVLTLFAIPKIDPKRWISLGEVGVAKDWTLFFNILFWNLNFWDSASTLAGEVEDPQRTYPKALFSAGLLACLAYLVPLLAAIGAIPLDQEDWVDGYFADAGELIAGEWLKIWIEIGAVLSVVGLFEAQLSSCVYQLLGMADLAFLPRSFGFRSAWFNTPWVGILISTLIALAVSYLDFTELISTVNFLYSLGMLLEFASFLWLRKKLPAVKRPFKVPMAMPGLVIMCLIPSCFLVYVMTVASKTVYILSAVMTIFAIFWYYFMKICKSKSWFQFHDVGEKLDDEE